The following are encoded together in the Peromyscus leucopus breed LL Stock chromosome 1, UCI_PerLeu_2.1, whole genome shotgun sequence genome:
- the LOC114709155 gene encoding non-structural maintenance of chromosomes element 3 homolog, giving the protein MEEYIRRLGKSVRAQATPAPELRTQKQLELKVAELVQFLLIKDQRKIPIKRSGILKHIIRDYKDVFPDLLKLAAERLHYVFGYKLVELEPKSNSYILINALEPVEEDAEVRGNQGTPTTGLLMIILGLIFMNGHSIPETEVWDFLRRLGVYPTKKHSVFGDPKKLITEDFVRQRYLVSRRIPHTDPVDCELQWGPRANLETSKMKVLKFVAKVHKQDPKDWPTQYCEALADEQSRVRPEPSGPAPTS; this is encoded by the coding sequence GGCCCAGGCCACCCCAGCCCCAGAACTCCGGACCCAGAAGCAGCTGGAGTTGAAGGTGGCAGAGCTGGTGCAGTTCTTGCTGATTAAGGACCAGAGGAAGATCCCCATCAAGCGGAGTGGTATCCTGAAGCACATCATCCGAGACTACAAGGACGTCTTCCCAGACCTGCTCAAGCTGGCTGCCGAGCGGCTCCACTACGTGTTCGGGTACAAGCTGGTAGAACTCGAACCCAAGAGCAACTCCTACATCCTCATCAACGCCCTGGAGCCAGTGGAGGAGGATGCCGAGGTGAGAGGCAACCAGGGAACGCCCACCACCGGCCTCCTGATGATTATTTTAGGGCTCATCTTTATGAATGGCCACAGCATCCCAGAAACCGAAGTCTGGGATTTTCTACGTCGTTTGGGGGTGTATCCCACCAAGAAGCATTCAGTTTTCGGAGATCCAAAGAAACTCATTACTGAAGACTTCGTGAGACAGCGCTACCTGGTGTCCCGAAGGATACCTCACACAGACCCTGTGGACTGTGAGCTCCAGTGGGGGCCACGAGCAAATCTGGAAACCAGTAAGATGAAAGTTCTTAAATTTGTGGCCAAAGTCCACAAGCAAGATCCCAAGGACTGGCCCACACAGTACTGTGAGGCTTTGGCGGACGAACAGAGCAGGGTCAGACCGGAACCCAGTGGTCCAGCCCCGACTTCTTGA
- the Cfl1 gene encoding cofilin-1, which produces MASGVAVSDGVIKVFNDMKVRKSSTPEEVKKRKKAVLFCLSEDKKNIILEEGKEILVGDVGQTVDDPYTTFVKMLPDKDCRYALYDATYETKESKKEDLVFIFWAPESAPLKSKMIYASSKDAIKKKLTGIKHELQANCYEEVKDRCTLAEKLGGSAVISLEGKPL; this is translated from the exons ATG GCCTCTGGTGTGGCTGTCTCCGATGGTGTCATCAAGGTGTTCAATGACATGAAAGTGCGCAAGTCTTCAACGCCAGAAGAAGTGAAGAAACGTAAGAAGGCAGTGCTCTTCTGCCTGAGTGAGGACAAGAAGAACATCATCCTGGAGGAGGGCAAGGAGATCCTGGTAGGAGATGTGGGGCAGACTGTGGACGACCCCTATACCACTTTTGTCAAGATGCTGCCAGACAAGGACTGCCGCTATGCTCTCTATGATGCAACCTACGAGACCAAGGAGAGCAAGAAGGAGGACCTGGTGTTCATCTTCTG GGCCCCTGAGAGTGCACCCCTTAAGAGCAAAATGATCTATGCCAGCTCCAAGGATGCCATCAAGAAGAAGCTGACAG GAATCAAGCATGAATTGCAAGCCAACTGCTACGAGGAGGTCAAGGACCGCTGCACCCTGGCAGAAAAACTAGGTGGCAGCGCTGTGATCTCTCTGGAGGGCAAGCCTTTGTGA